A genomic window from Streptomyces sp. NBC_01429 includes:
- a CDS encoding glycosyltransferase produces MDSARRPILFVSLPESGLLNPLLVLAGELSRQGVEDLWFATDEPRRDEVKLIAEQTPVEFASLGDVISELSAVTWDDDVYREVTQTSRFRAHRAVIKQSYKPALQAVKYKRLAEVVDEVKPALMVIDCVAGFAVDLAVARKIPFVLSVPFLPSNVLTSLNPFAKGYAPKGFPVPHSGLPRDMSLAQRVSNALFKYRTLAVFLNPAMSKVLSEDARIRKELEIPPPSPMTRIDKAELVLCNSVAELDYPLDLPDKMKLVGAMVPSLPEVDDDQELAPWLDAQESVVYMGFGTITRLTKQQVDALVEVAHRLDGKHQVLWKLPSEQQHLLPEKESLPGNLRIEKWVPSQLDVLAHPSVKVFFTHGGGNGFHEGVYFGKPLVVRPLWVDCFDQAVRGRDFGISLTLDRPQTIDVDDVVAKLSRVIEEPSFRENAERLGALQHAAGGREAAASLILGLPALADKGEK; encoded by the coding sequence ATGGACTCCGCCCGACGGCCGATCCTGTTCGTCAGCCTCCCCGAGAGCGGCCTGCTGAACCCCCTGCTCGTACTGGCGGGCGAACTGTCCCGACAGGGAGTTGAGGACCTGTGGTTCGCCACGGACGAGCCCCGGCGCGACGAGGTGAAGCTGATCGCCGAGCAGACGCCGGTGGAGTTCGCCTCCCTGGGGGATGTCATCTCCGAGCTGTCGGCGGTGACCTGGGACGACGACGTCTACCGGGAGGTCACCCAGACGTCGCGCTTCCGGGCACACCGCGCGGTCATCAAGCAGTCGTACAAGCCGGCTCTCCAAGCGGTCAAGTACAAGCGCCTCGCCGAGGTCGTCGACGAGGTGAAGCCCGCGCTGATGGTCATCGACTGTGTCGCGGGCTTCGCTGTCGACCTGGCCGTGGCCCGGAAGATCCCGTTCGTGCTCAGTGTGCCGTTCCTGCCGAGCAATGTCCTGACCTCGCTCAATCCCTTCGCCAAGGGGTACGCGCCGAAGGGCTTCCCGGTGCCCCACTCCGGTCTCCCCCGCGACATGAGCCTGGCACAACGCGTCAGCAACGCGCTGTTCAAGTACCGGACGCTGGCCGTGTTCCTCAACCCGGCCATGAGCAAGGTCCTTTCGGAGGACGCCCGGATCCGCAAGGAGCTGGAGATCCCGCCGCCGAGCCCGATGACCAGGATCGACAAGGCCGAGCTGGTGCTGTGCAACTCGGTGGCCGAACTCGACTACCCGCTGGACCTCCCGGACAAGATGAAGCTGGTCGGTGCGATGGTGCCGTCCCTGCCCGAGGTCGACGACGACCAGGAACTCGCGCCGTGGCTCGATGCCCAGGAGTCCGTCGTCTACATGGGGTTCGGGACCATCACCCGCCTCACCAAGCAGCAGGTGGACGCGCTGGTGGAGGTGGCACACCGGCTCGACGGCAAGCACCAGGTGCTCTGGAAGCTGCCGTCGGAGCAGCAGCATCTGCTGCCGGAGAAGGAATCCCTGCCCGGCAACCTCCGGATCGAGAAGTGGGTGCCCTCCCAGCTCGATGTGCTGGCTCACCCCAGTGTGAAGGTCTTCTTCACCCACGGCGGGGGCAACGGCTTCCACGAAGGTGTCTACTTCGGCAAGCCCCTGGTGGTGCGCCCCCTGTGGGTGGACTGCTTCGACCAGGCGGTACGCGGCCGGGACTTCGGCATCAGCCTGACCCTGGACCGGCCGCAGACGATCGACGTGGACGACGTCGTCGCGAAACTCAGCCGGGTGATCGAGGAGCCGTCCTTCCGGGAGAACGCCGAACGGCTCGGCGCACTGCAACACGCGGCGGGTGGCCGTGAGGCGGCCGCGAGCCTGATCCTCGGTCTTCCGGCGCTCGCCGACAAGGGAGAGAAGTGA
- a CDS encoding cytochrome P450 gives MTNADPMVVDFPLRKPGEAFPPPRYEEYRQREGLVVSYLPSGNRVWLVTRHEDVRKVLTNTRISSNPEHKGFPNIGETMGVPKQDQIPGWFVGLDSPEHDRFRKALIPEFTVRRVRAMRPAIERTVEERIDAMLAAGDSADIVADFALPIPSLVISTLLGVPPVDRDFFESRTRTLVAIRSSTDQQRDTATKELLRYINRLVALKEKWPGDDLISRLLATGTIAPHELSGVLLLLLIAGHETTANNIALGVMTLLENPQWIGDDRVVEETLRFHSVADLVSLRVAVEDVEISGQLIKAGEGIVPLVAAANHDTSAFECPHQFDPGRTDRHHVAFGYGVHQCLGQNLVRLEMEIAYRKLFERIPGIKLAVPVEDLAFKHDVVLFGLHEMPVRW, from the coding sequence ATGACGAACGCCGACCCGATGGTGGTCGACTTCCCGCTGCGCAAGCCCGGTGAGGCGTTCCCGCCTCCCCGGTACGAGGAGTACCGGCAGCGGGAGGGCCTTGTGGTCTCCTACCTGCCCAGCGGCAACCGGGTCTGGCTCGTCACCCGGCACGAGGATGTCCGCAAGGTGCTGACGAACACCAGGATCAGCTCCAACCCCGAACACAAGGGTTTCCCCAACATCGGGGAGACCATGGGCGTGCCCAAGCAGGACCAGATCCCGGGCTGGTTCGTGGGCCTGGACTCACCGGAGCACGACCGCTTCCGCAAGGCGCTCATCCCCGAGTTCACCGTGCGCCGGGTACGGGCCATGCGGCCGGCGATCGAGCGCACGGTCGAGGAGCGGATCGACGCGATGCTGGCGGCGGGCGACTCCGCCGACATCGTCGCCGACTTCGCGCTGCCCATCCCCTCACTGGTCATCTCGACACTGCTCGGCGTGCCGCCCGTCGACCGGGACTTCTTCGAGTCCAGGACCCGCACCCTGGTGGCGATCCGGTCCTCGACCGACCAGCAGCGGGACACCGCGACCAAGGAACTCCTGCGCTACATCAACCGGCTGGTGGCCCTCAAGGAGAAGTGGCCCGGCGACGACCTCATCAGCCGGCTGCTGGCGACCGGGACGATCGCCCCGCACGAGCTGTCGGGCGTTCTGCTGCTGCTCCTGATCGCCGGTCACGAGACGACCGCCAACAACATCGCGCTCGGTGTGATGACTCTCCTGGAGAATCCGCAGTGGATCGGTGACGACAGGGTGGTGGAGGAGACACTGCGCTTCCACTCGGTCGCCGACCTGGTCTCGCTGCGGGTGGCGGTCGAGGACGTCGAGATCTCGGGACAGCTGATCAAGGCCGGGGAGGGCATCGTGCCGCTGGTCGCCGCGGCGAACCACGACACGAGCGCCTTCGAGTGCCCGCACCAGTTCGACCCGGGCAGGACCGACCGTCACCACGTGGCCTTCGGCTACGGCGTGCACCAGTGCCTCGGGCAGAACCTGGTGCGCCTGGAGATGGAGATCGCCTACCGGAAGCTCTTCGAGCGGATCCCGGGTATCAAGCTCGCCGTACCGGTCGAGGACCTGGCGTTCAAGCACGACGTGGTGCTGTTCGGCCTGCACGAGATGCCCGTCCGGTGGTAA
- a CDS encoding DegT/DnrJ/EryC1/StrS family aminotransferase, which produces MSYKYPVSMPTLDGRELEYVTDTINAGWISSQGPYVQRFEEAFAQYNGIAHGVACSSGTAALTLALRALNIGPGDEVIVPEFTMIASAWAVTYTGATPVFVDCADDLNIDVARIEEKITPRTKAIMPVHVYGRRCDMDAIMDLAFQYNLRVVEDSAEAHGVRPVGDIACYSLFANKIITAGEGGICLTDDPKLAGQLAHLRAMAFTKDHSFLHKKLAYNFRMTAMQAAVALAQVERLDEILATRRELEKRYDEALADVPGITLMPPRDVLWMYDLRAERREELRAHLAAASVETRLFFKPMSRQPGYLHPDWPSLKANRFAEDGLYLPTHTGLTAADQEFVTGKIREFYGVG; this is translated from the coding sequence ATGTCCTACAAGTACCCCGTGTCCATGCCCACTCTCGACGGCAGAGAGCTGGAGTACGTGACGGACACGATCAACGCGGGCTGGATCTCCTCGCAGGGACCGTACGTCCAGCGTTTCGAGGAGGCGTTCGCGCAGTACAACGGCATCGCGCACGGTGTCGCCTGTTCCTCGGGCACGGCGGCGCTCACCCTCGCGCTGCGTGCCCTGAACATCGGGCCCGGCGACGAGGTGATCGTCCCGGAGTTCACCATGATCGCCTCCGCGTGGGCGGTCACGTACACGGGGGCGACGCCCGTCTTCGTCGACTGCGCCGACGACCTCAACATCGATGTGGCCCGGATCGAGGAGAAGATCACTCCCCGGACCAAGGCCATCATGCCCGTCCACGTGTACGGCAGGCGCTGCGACATGGACGCGATCATGGACCTCGCGTTCCAGTACAACCTGCGGGTCGTCGAGGACTCCGCCGAGGCGCACGGTGTCCGCCCCGTGGGCGACATCGCCTGCTACTCGCTCTTCGCCAACAAGATCATCACGGCGGGCGAGGGCGGTATATGCCTCACCGACGATCCGAAGCTCGCGGGGCAGCTGGCCCATCTGCGGGCGATGGCCTTCACCAAGGACCACAGCTTCCTGCACAAGAAGCTCGCCTACAACTTCCGGATGACGGCCATGCAGGCGGCGGTCGCGCTCGCCCAGGTCGAGCGGCTCGACGAGATCCTCGCCACCCGCCGGGAGCTGGAGAAGCGGTACGACGAGGCCCTCGCCGATGTGCCCGGGATCACCCTGATGCCCCCGCGCGATGTGCTGTGGATGTACGACCTGCGGGCGGAGCGCCGCGAGGAGCTGCGCGCCCACCTGGCGGCGGCCTCGGTGGAGACCCGGCTGTTCTTCAAGCCCATGAGCCGGCAGCCCGGATATCTGCACCCCGACTGGCCCTCGCTCAAGGCGAACCGCTTCGCCGAGGACGGTCTGTATCTGCCGACGCACACCGGACTGACCGCGGCCGACCAGGAGTTCGTGACCGGGAAGATCCGAGAGTTCTACGGCGTCGGCTGA